The following coding sequences are from one Leptospira mayottensis 200901116 window:
- a CDS encoding iron-containing alcohol dehydrogenase: protein MPILPDWVHYTFPPKIHFEADCGYKVGNFVKNIGSRTVIFSTQQELDNMDELSMIKTSLEKHIDGVILYDDIVKEPTSEELDTAAYFAKIANADCIIGYGSYESISMAKLIALLVTNDIFAKDMINDKKAKLKRPIPLILIPTHPIFGLECSPISTILLGDEKITKYFSHEFLFPELIIADPKISSFMSSADISKVGVGILAAAVDTILSKFSTEFTISSALRAIELLQKNLIPSIRDPKNLNYKNGLYAASLLTGIAQSSSSLGLCFALSLASANITNLDIFQSMSILLPHVMEYNLTSSAGKYVMIARALDEDITNISVIEAAIKAVEGIRKIFIELKIPQRLSEYEVKKIDLPSIANLAASFPFLDSLPRELPKNEIETILVAAF, encoded by the coding sequence GGGTACAAAGTGGGTAACTTCGTCAAAAACATCGGTTCAAGAACCGTGATATTTTCCACTCAACAAGAGCTGGATAATATGGACGAACTTTCCATGATCAAAACGAGTTTAGAAAAACATATCGACGGAGTCATCCTCTACGACGACATCGTCAAGGAACCTACCTCAGAAGAATTAGATACGGCCGCTTATTTCGCGAAGATCGCAAACGCCGATTGTATCATCGGTTACGGCTCTTACGAATCAATCAGCATGGCAAAACTCATTGCCCTACTCGTCACAAACGATATCTTCGCGAAAGACATGATAAACGACAAGAAGGCAAAGCTTAAAAGACCGATTCCTCTGATTTTAATTCCGACTCATCCCATTTTCGGTTTGGAATGCTCTCCCATCTCGACGATACTTCTCGGAGATGAAAAGATTACGAAGTATTTCTCTCACGAGTTCTTATTTCCCGAACTGATCATTGCCGACCCTAAAATTTCCTCATTTATGAGTTCCGCAGACATTTCCAAAGTAGGTGTGGGGATTTTGGCCGCAGCCGTGGATACGATTCTTTCTAAGTTTTCCACGGAATTTACAATCTCTTCCGCACTCAGAGCCATCGAACTTTTACAAAAAAACCTGATCCCTTCGATCAGGGATCCAAAAAATCTAAACTATAAAAACGGTCTCTACGCGGCGAGCCTTTTGACAGGGATCGCTCAATCCTCAAGTTCGCTCGGACTTTGTTTCGCTCTTTCATTAGCAAGTGCGAATATTACAAACTTAGATATCTTTCAGTCTATGTCCATTCTACTCCCCCACGTTATGGAATACAATCTGACCTCTTCCGCAGGTAAGTATGTAATGATCGCGAGAGCCTTAGACGAGGATATCACCAATATTTCTGTGATTGAAGCAGCGATTAAGGCCGTGGAAGGTATTCGTAAAATTTTTATCGAACTAAAAATTCCCCAGAGGCTTTCAGAATACGAGGTAAAAAAGATCGATCTTCCATCGATCGCAAACCTTGCGGCTTCGTTTCCTTTTTTGGATTCCCTCCCGAGAGAGCTTCCCAAGAACGAAATCGAAACGATCCTCGTTGCGGCATTTTAA
- a CDS encoding mechanosensitive ion channel domain-containing protein translates to MYFVIDFLKSINPFILLKVRDRSLSEELILIAYFILFLVLSYKVTIIVLDFFKPTVDVKSRYNRRKMARMSFVVLGLITLLPVVFSGLSYLPTVIGLAGAGIVISLKDITLNFVGWFFIHGSNGFEVGDRIEIEGVRGDVINIGMNRFTLMEISSDPKSDQSTNRLVHFPNHFVILRQVIVVKDKMDYVWDEMRIKIPYDSDFEKAEELLNGIIRNNAIIDQSEINYTLQELSKNYLVRLGKTSPIVYLSLEDGGILFSLRYLTHIRGRRDMKTKISHQILKEFKQFPGIRIL, encoded by the coding sequence ATGTATTTTGTAATCGATTTTTTGAAAAGTATCAATCCATTCATCCTTTTGAAGGTGAGGGATCGAAGTCTTTCCGAAGAGTTGATTTTGATCGCCTATTTCATTCTTTTTTTGGTCCTTTCTTATAAAGTCACCATTATCGTTCTCGATTTTTTCAAACCTACCGTGGACGTAAAATCTCGTTACAACCGTAGAAAAATGGCCAGAATGTCCTTTGTAGTTTTGGGTTTGATTACTCTTTTGCCGGTTGTCTTTTCTGGTCTTTCGTATCTTCCCACTGTGATTGGATTGGCCGGTGCCGGTATCGTCATCTCTCTGAAAGACATCACCCTTAATTTTGTAGGCTGGTTTTTTATTCATGGGAGCAACGGTTTTGAAGTGGGGGATCGTATTGAAATCGAAGGAGTTCGGGGTGATGTCATTAATATCGGGATGAATCGTTTTACACTGATGGAAATTTCGTCTGATCCTAAGTCCGATCAATCTACGAATCGCCTTGTTCATTTTCCGAATCATTTTGTGATTTTACGTCAAGTGATCGTTGTGAAAGACAAAATGGATTACGTCTGGGACGAGATGAGAATTAAAATTCCGTACGATTCCGATTTTGAAAAAGCTGAAGAGCTTCTGAATGGTATCATCCGTAATAACGCTATTATTGATCAGAGTGAGATTAATTATACTCTCCAGGAACTTTCTAAAAATTATCTTGTTCGCCTTGGAAAAACATCTCCAATTGTTTATCTTTCTTTGGAAGACGGAGGAATTCTTTTTTCTCTTCGCTACTTAACTCACATAAGAGGAAGAAGGGATATGAAGACGAAAATTTCCCATCAGATTTTGAAGGAGTTTAAGCAGTTCCCTGGAATTCGGATTTTGTAG
- the aroB gene encoding 3-dehydroquinate synthase: MSLIETIPVNTEHKSVPVHLHSDFSGLSEEIAKLPGITSVFLITERSIHSIYSKYLEKELSSLGIPVKEIYIKGGEKSKHIDRTGHIYNRLIEYGADRMSLILAFGGGVVGDFAGFIASTYLRGIRFVQIPTTLLACVDSSVGGKVAVNADFGKNMIGSFYQPEFVFAPLFVLSTLPGREWRCGQAEIIKHALLSGGEYWEKVKKHSFKDLNVNSPVLPYLIAESVRFKANVVSNDEKETGLRKILNLGHTTAHAIESVTRYRKYSHGEAVAIGLVTALLISEQKSDLDPITIQETIETLKNYKLPFQVKLKSKELAKHMLHDKKNLGGSIRFVLLKKPGFPVFDVPVESRDIILTIRKQKGL; the protein is encoded by the coding sequence ATGAGTCTTATCGAAACCATTCCAGTAAATACGGAACACAAATCCGTTCCGGTTCACCTTCATTCTGATTTTTCCGGTCTGTCGGAAGAAATTGCGAAACTTCCCGGGATCACTTCCGTTTTCTTAATCACGGAAAGATCGATTCATTCTATCTATTCCAAATATCTTGAAAAAGAATTATCCTCTCTCGGAATTCCAGTCAAAGAGATTTATATCAAAGGCGGAGAAAAATCGAAACACATAGATCGAACCGGACATATTTACAACCGACTCATTGAATACGGGGCAGACCGTATGTCTTTGATTCTTGCGTTCGGCGGAGGAGTCGTGGGGGATTTTGCGGGTTTTATCGCTTCCACTTATTTGAGAGGAATTCGTTTCGTTCAGATTCCGACGACGCTCCTTGCTTGTGTGGATTCTTCCGTTGGAGGTAAGGTTGCTGTGAACGCCGACTTCGGAAAAAATATGATCGGCTCTTTTTATCAACCCGAGTTCGTATTTGCTCCTTTGTTCGTTTTGTCTACCCTGCCTGGTAGAGAATGGAGATGCGGTCAGGCGGAAATCATAAAACACGCTCTTCTTTCCGGTGGCGAATACTGGGAAAAAGTCAAGAAACATTCATTCAAAGATTTGAATGTAAATTCTCCGGTCCTTCCTTACTTAATCGCGGAATCGGTTCGTTTTAAGGCGAACGTGGTTTCAAACGACGAAAAGGAAACGGGGCTACGAAAAATTTTAAATCTCGGACACACCACCGCTCACGCAATCGAATCCGTCACGAGGTATAGGAAATATTCTCACGGAGAGGCGGTTGCGATCGGTCTTGTAACCGCGCTTTTAATTAGCGAACAAAAATCGGATCTCGATCCCATTACCATACAAGAAACGATCGAGACTCTGAAAAATTATAAACTTCCGTTTCAGGTCAAATTAAAATCCAAAGAACTCGCCAAACACATGCTTCACGATAAGAAAAACTTAGGCGGTTCGATTCGTTTTGTCCTTTTAAAAAAACCGGGCTTTCCTGTTTTCGATGTTCCTGTGGAATCCAGAGACATCATATTAACAATTCGTAAACAAAAAGGTCTTTGA
- a CDS encoding NUDIX domain-containing protein — MDFFFKNKGMRVRVAALIENSQNEILLIQQKKKNSYYWLLPGGGIEFGEGAEDALKRELKEELSLEMKSASFLLLNESIEPGGKRHLIQLVFSVSVKKEVPELNLNERAITGFGYFSPAAIREMDLRPDIKFFLLEGDFKSAPFIKSIWVSEKK, encoded by the coding sequence ATGGATTTTTTCTTTAAAAATAAAGGAATGCGGGTCAGAGTCGCGGCCCTAATCGAAAATTCTCAAAATGAGATTCTTCTCATTCAACAAAAGAAAAAGAATTCTTACTACTGGCTTTTGCCGGGAGGAGGAATTGAATTCGGAGAAGGTGCGGAAGACGCCCTCAAAAGAGAATTAAAAGAGGAACTTTCTCTTGAAATGAAATCGGCTTCTTTTTTACTTTTAAATGAATCTATAGAACCTGGCGGAAAAAGACATCTCATTCAACTCGTCTTTTCGGTGAGCGTCAAAAAAGAAGTTCCTGAACTCAATCTGAATGAAAGGGCAATTACGGGTTTCGGTTATTTTTCTCCGGCGGCGATTCGTGAAATGGATCTTAGGCCCGACATTAAATTCTTCCTTTTGGAGGGAGATTTTAAATCAGCGCCGTTTATCAAAAGCATTTGGGTATCGGAAAAAAAATGA
- the rnc gene encoding ribonuclease III: MVFKKTQPPPSLKNPERVQSFKKLSKKIGIKFSKIEYYNTAFIHSSYKNENPEILEDNERLEFLGDSVLGLVAARSLFQKYPKASEGELSRIKSRIVSTPILNSIAEKLNLGEYLLLGKGEKKSQGKGRRKIAANLFESLVGAIYLDRGFEVAEKFIVQHLLEFAENPDMEESVRDYKTQLQEYSQKHFKTLPVYYMKGESGPDHSKTFQVSVRIRDKWEASGYGASKKTAEQNAAKELYVQIRRRS, from the coding sequence TTGGTCTTTAAAAAAACACAACCTCCCCCTTCGTTGAAAAATCCGGAACGGGTTCAAAGTTTTAAAAAACTTTCCAAAAAAATCGGAATCAAGTTTTCAAAAATAGAATATTATAATACCGCATTTATCCATAGTTCTTATAAAAACGAAAATCCGGAGATCTTAGAAGACAACGAACGACTTGAATTTTTAGGTGATTCGGTATTGGGTCTTGTGGCCGCTCGTTCTCTTTTTCAAAAATATCCGAAAGCGAGCGAAGGGGAATTATCTAGAATCAAATCTAGAATCGTTTCCACTCCTATTTTAAATTCAATTGCAGAAAAGTTGAATCTCGGTGAATATCTTCTCTTGGGCAAGGGTGAAAAAAAATCTCAAGGAAAAGGTCGTCGTAAAATTGCGGCGAACCTTTTCGAATCTCTTGTGGGGGCGATTTATTTGGATCGAGGGTTTGAGGTCGCGGAAAAATTCATCGTTCAGCATTTGTTGGAATTTGCAGAGAATCCGGACATGGAGGAATCTGTTAGGGATTATAAAACACAGCTTCAGGAATATTCTCAAAAACATTTTAAGACTCTCCCTGTTTATTACATGAAAGGAGAATCGGGGCCGGACCATTCAAAGACGTTTCAAGTTTCCGTTCGGATTCGAGATAAATGGGAAGCAAGTGGTTACGGAGCCAGTAAAAAAACAGCAGAACAAAACGCGGCAAAGGAGCTTTACGTCCAAATTCGGAGGAGGTCTTAA
- the acpP gene encoding acyl carrier protein, translating into MADFEKVKSIIVEQLGVDESEVTPEAHFIDDLGADSLDTVELVMALEEEFGIEISDEDAEKIQTVGDVTKFIDNLKS; encoded by the coding sequence ATGGCAGACTTTGAAAAAGTTAAATCTATTATCGTAGAACAACTTGGAGTGGATGAATCTGAAGTTACACCTGAGGCTCACTTCATCGACGACCTCGGTGCGGATTCTCTAGATACGGTTGAATTAGTGATGGCTCTTGAAGAAGAATTCGGAATCGAAATCTCTGACGAAGACGCTGAAAAAATTCAAACTGTCGGAGACGTAACTAAGTTCATCGATAACCTCAAGTCCTAA
- the fabG gene encoding 3-oxoacyl-[acyl-carrier-protein] reductase — protein sequence MIDLKGKSAVVTGSARGIGKSTALTLAKAGANIVIADLNEESSKATADEIAKQTGVKAIGIGTNVADADSAAKAIQACVDAFGSVDILVNNAGITKDTLLMRMKKEQWDAVIAVNLTGTYNCTQAAIKFMMKNPNGGSIINLSSIAGVNGNIGQTNYSASKAGVIGFTKAVALEMASRKVRCNAIAPGFIATEMTDAIPEKIKTAMIAAIPLKRAGQPEDIANTIAFLASDISSFITGQVIEVNGGGFLPGVQA from the coding sequence ATGATTGATTTAAAAGGTAAAAGCGCAGTAGTCACGGGATCCGCGAGGGGAATCGGAAAATCTACGGCTCTGACTCTTGCAAAAGCGGGAGCGAATATTGTGATTGCTGACCTAAATGAAGAATCCAGCAAAGCGACCGCAGATGAAATTGCGAAACAAACCGGAGTAAAAGCGATCGGAATCGGAACGAACGTTGCAGATGCGGATTCTGCGGCAAAAGCGATCCAAGCCTGTGTAGATGCATTCGGGTCCGTGGACATTCTTGTAAATAACGCAGGGATAACGAAAGACACACTTTTGATGAGAATGAAAAAGGAACAGTGGGACGCGGTGATTGCGGTAAATCTTACGGGAACTTACAATTGCACTCAAGCGGCTATCAAGTTTATGATGAAAAATCCGAACGGAGGATCCATCATAAACCTTTCTTCTATCGCCGGAGTGAACGGAAACATCGGACAAACCAATTATTCCGCGTCTAAAGCTGGAGTAATCGGTTTTACAAAGGCCGTTGCATTGGAAATGGCTTCTCGTAAAGTTCGTTGTAATGCAATTGCACCTGGTTTTATCGCAACTGAAATGACAGACGCGATTCCTGAAAAGATCAAAACCGCCATGATTGCGGCAATCCCACTCAAAAGAGCAGGACAACCGGAGGACATTGCCAACACAATTGCATTCTTAGCTTCCGATATCTCCTCTTTTATTACCGGCCAAGTAATCGAAGTGAACGGCGGTGGCTTTCTTCCGGGCGTTCAAGCTTAA
- a CDS encoding NHL repeat-containing protein, whose translation MHLIRLFIILILISIAFSLNSDGLPNFSIQEKEAKIQFARGFSYFNNSQYSSSRESFLKALSIKNDFTLARLLLSNSYYLSGDWPESMSELEQIEGITGLNQIQKARLDALRINLAGGSQDLAVRYYSSIFGDDLRRFRFRNPSDVAVDDDGFLYVLSFDTANIVKFDPNGNPVDNFKGSLGRNLSGPLFFSLRGNSIFVTDFKADKIYEFNTKGEYHNRFGNSGKGNGEFHGPTGIFFTKNGYLYVSDSGNNRLQKLKADGTFIQEIGVGILRNPSGLKVNSQGEIYVADRGNSRIAVFDSEGNFLREITNPNILLSPRNLTIRKNEIYISDEKSGLIIYNTVDNTWRLLDSFRDSKNVVRKLNQPFSSTFDYTGTQFIADFNRHRVEIFSPSNQLSSNMDIVLEKVLNQEYPDISVFLRIRDRSGRDIKAIPRNSFKVYEYGNLSPLIGLADMQQFNNRISVSLVYENTPEVKSAYPIFEKSLKPLLTSLRQYDGIEVLRSGEELIKTSDFNHSMYEIFRILRTSPSDSSSKTGKAIYRGISDLLSRLGPRIVLVLISGNSYPDSFTQISPEKIIRYSKAHSIPIYFLSLSDTGPAVETYKTIAASTGGKFILIPGEGLEKNLYNSFLSHKDRRYIVSFKSRIDVDKKDFYIPLIIEANFRNTSGKTEAGFFTK comes from the coding sequence ATGCATCTTATTCGACTTTTTATTATTTTAATCCTCATCTCTATTGCATTCTCTTTGAATTCCGACGGACTTCCGAACTTTTCCATCCAGGAAAAGGAGGCAAAAATACAATTTGCGAGAGGATTCTCTTATTTTAATAACTCTCAGTATTCATCCTCACGAGAAAGCTTTTTAAAAGCGCTTTCAATTAAAAACGACTTTACATTAGCTCGGCTCCTACTCTCGAACTCATATTATCTCTCCGGCGACTGGCCTGAGAGCATGTCGGAATTAGAACAAATTGAGGGGATTACAGGTCTCAATCAAATTCAAAAAGCGAGATTAGACGCACTTAGAATCAATTTAGCTGGCGGAAGTCAAGATTTAGCGGTCCGTTATTATTCCTCAATCTTTGGTGATGACCTCCGACGTTTCCGATTTCGAAATCCATCCGACGTAGCCGTCGACGACGACGGATTTCTCTATGTCCTTTCTTTTGACACAGCAAACATAGTAAAGTTTGATCCGAATGGTAATCCGGTTGATAACTTCAAAGGTTCCTTAGGTCGGAATTTATCGGGTCCCTTATTTTTCTCATTGAGAGGGAATTCAATTTTTGTAACTGATTTTAAAGCTGATAAGATTTATGAGTTCAATACAAAAGGTGAATACCATAATCGATTCGGAAATTCAGGAAAAGGAAATGGGGAATTTCACGGACCAACCGGAATATTTTTCACAAAAAATGGATATCTTTATGTCTCCGATTCGGGTAATAATCGGCTTCAAAAGTTAAAAGCAGATGGTACTTTCATTCAAGAAATAGGGGTCGGAATTCTACGCAACCCGTCCGGACTCAAAGTTAATTCCCAAGGGGAAATTTATGTGGCCGATCGTGGAAATTCTAGAATCGCCGTATTCGATTCGGAAGGTAATTTTCTCAGAGAAATTACGAATCCAAATATCCTTTTATCTCCCCGCAATCTAACAATTCGAAAAAACGAAATTTATATCTCAGACGAAAAGTCGGGACTCATCATTTACAACACTGTAGACAATACTTGGAGATTATTAGATTCCTTTCGAGATTCAAAAAACGTAGTACGAAAACTTAACCAACCTTTCTCTTCAACCTTCGATTATACCGGGACACAATTCATCGCGGACTTCAATCGACATCGAGTGGAAATTTTTAGCCCCTCCAATCAATTGTCTTCCAACATGGATATCGTATTGGAAAAAGTTTTAAATCAAGAATATCCAGATATTTCCGTATTTCTCCGCATAAGAGATAGATCAGGTCGAGATATCAAGGCGATACCAAGAAACTCCTTTAAAGTTTATGAATATGGAAATCTTTCTCCACTGATCGGACTTGCAGATATGCAACAGTTTAACAATCGGATCTCAGTGTCCCTCGTTTATGAAAATACTCCCGAAGTTAAATCCGCTTATCCAATATTCGAAAAATCCTTAAAGCCTCTTCTAACTTCACTTCGACAATACGACGGAATAGAAGTTCTTCGTTCCGGTGAGGAATTGATCAAAACTTCCGATTTCAACCATTCAATGTATGAGATTTTTAGAATATTAAGAACATCTCCCAGTGACTCAAGCTCTAAGACTGGGAAAGCGATTTACAGAGGAATATCCGATTTACTCAGTCGTCTTGGGCCGAGAATCGTTTTGGTATTGATCTCAGGGAATTCTTATCCGGATTCGTTTACCCAAATTTCACCGGAAAAAATTATCCGCTATTCCAAAGCACATTCGATTCCCATATATTTTTTATCGCTTTCGGACACCGGACCTGCAGTTGAAACATATAAGACAATTGCGGCTTCTACCGGAGGAAAATTTATCTTAATTCCGGGTGAAGGATTAGAAAAGAACCTTTACAACTCCTTTTTATCTCATAAAGACAGGCGTTATATCGTATCCTTCAAAAGTAGAATCGACGTGGATAAAAAGGATTTTTACATTCCCTTGATCATAGAAGCAAATTTTAGAAACACATCCGGCAAGACTGAAGCAGGATTCTTTACGAAATGA
- a CDS encoding tetratricopeptide repeat protein: MILSFLQRHSLGILILFLFIEPISSENTIQKIQEGESFLKARNFTAAYQSFSEASRSNPMSTRSSLGLAEAAKHLHKDKESLEAYNKVLALEPENKTAIKGAALAYARKKEYQNSLNLLKPSLEIDPFDPVLAPIQIQILLEMGNYESALKKLEVSRSKFQNSKEIQILEAKVNGKTGNFSKSYHLWNTVLASSSDDPDLFFNIASLLIDWSKKSSDQERRQKLEMASEKLERAISLYPDFEEAIDSLARIKIWQGDFASAALLSRKLVSLYPQNPLYLYLKAFTEEKGTNKDFSAKDALTEILKLDDLNSISRQKAESVALSHFPENHSFRRKLGEYRMQRFHSSKNSLLYDMASHHLASARELIPGQPEVQFQTLSEYKRTRFFPRYLNLLLFLRKKYPENQKYQYEIENLLNSMKQSIAYKEGFLEITGDNLVENYGRTPPVLLLFDLSDNSYLGDYPDLAVLVSSSVRRNLSLNPTVSLSEVLESIRNNPVSFDIKADPYTEILPYTESTFLKIKDSAKNGIKPRFLVYGSLKYENHSLFIDWTIKDSKHEKILSTFRVFSKGRDFIPEAVARSVSKISAAIPPSGSVLKVKDEDVIINVGILDGLKKGSKVQFYNTSGKSGEATIEEIDYFLSRAVPDNGNKGLKSISEGDRVFWKR; encoded by the coding sequence ATGATTCTAAGTTTTTTACAAAGACACTCCCTTGGTATCTTAATCCTATTCTTATTTATCGAACCAATTTCTTCTGAAAATACGATTCAAAAAATTCAGGAAGGAGAATCCTTTCTCAAAGCTCGCAATTTTACCGCAGCCTACCAATCCTTTTCCGAAGCGTCCCGTTCTAATCCCATGTCGACTCGTTCTTCACTTGGGCTCGCGGAGGCGGCAAAACATCTTCATAAAGACAAGGAATCCCTCGAAGCATATAACAAGGTTCTCGCACTTGAGCCGGAAAATAAAACCGCAATCAAAGGAGCCGCCTTAGCCTATGCCCGTAAAAAAGAATATCAAAATTCCTTAAATCTCTTAAAGCCTTCCTTGGAAATCGACCCATTCGACCCGGTTTTAGCCCCGATTCAAATTCAAATTCTTTTGGAAATGGGAAACTACGAATCTGCTCTCAAAAAACTGGAAGTCTCCAGATCCAAATTTCAAAACTCAAAAGAAATTCAAATTTTAGAAGCGAAAGTAAACGGTAAAACCGGTAACTTTTCTAAATCTTATCATCTTTGGAATACTGTTCTCGCGTCCTCTTCAGATGATCCTGATTTATTTTTCAACATAGCTTCGTTATTGATTGATTGGTCCAAAAAAAGTTCCGATCAAGAGAGAAGACAAAAATTGGAAATGGCATCAGAAAAGTTAGAAAGAGCTATTTCCTTATATCCGGATTTCGAAGAAGCGATCGACTCGCTTGCAAGAATTAAAATCTGGCAGGGAGACTTTGCATCCGCGGCTTTACTGTCTCGCAAACTCGTTTCTCTTTACCCTCAAAACCCTTTGTATCTCTATTTAAAAGCATTTACCGAAGAAAAAGGAACGAACAAAGATTTTTCTGCAAAAGACGCGTTAACCGAAATATTAAAATTAGACGACTTAAATTCGATATCAAGGCAAAAAGCGGAATCAGTTGCATTGAGTCATTTTCCGGAAAATCATTCTTTTCGAAGAAAACTCGGAGAGTATAGAATGCAACGCTTTCATTCCTCTAAAAATTCTCTTTTATACGATATGGCCTCTCATCACCTTGCTTCCGCTAGAGAACTGATCCCCGGTCAGCCAGAAGTTCAATTTCAAACCTTATCCGAATACAAAAGAACCAGATTTTTTCCGCGTTATCTCAATCTCCTTTTATTTTTGAGAAAGAAATATCCCGAAAATCAAAAATATCAGTACGAAATCGAAAATCTTCTGAACTCGATGAAACAATCAATCGCCTATAAAGAAGGATTTCTTGAAATCACAGGCGACAATCTCGTGGAAAACTACGGAAGAACCCCGCCTGTTCTCTTATTGTTCGACCTCTCCGATAATTCTTATTTAGGTGATTATCCAGATCTCGCGGTCTTAGTTTCTTCTTCCGTACGTAGAAATCTTTCCTTAAATCCTACCGTCTCTCTTTCAGAGGTTTTAGAATCCATTCGGAATAATCCAGTTTCCTTCGATATAAAAGCCGATCCTTATACGGAAATCTTACCCTACACGGAATCTACCTTTCTCAAAATCAAGGACTCCGCAAAAAATGGAATTAAACCTAGATTTCTAGTTTATGGTTCTCTAAAATACGAAAATCATTCATTGTTTATAGACTGGACGATTAAGGATTCCAAACACGAAAAAATCCTTTCCACATTTAGAGTATTCTCAAAAGGGAGAGATTTTATTCCGGAGGCAGTAGCAAGATCCGTCTCTAAAATTTCAGCGGCGATCCCTCCTAGCGGCTCCGTCTTAAAAGTAAAAGACGAAGACGTCATCATCAATGTTGGAATTCTAGATGGTTTAAAAAAAGGTAGTAAGGTTCAATTCTACAATACCTCCGGAAAATCTGGAGAAGCTACGATCGAAGAAATCGATTACTTTCTTTCCAGAGCCGTTCCGGATAACGGAAACAAAGGCTTAAAATCGATTTCCGAAGGTGATCGAGTATTCTGGAAACGCTAA